From Nicotiana tabacum cultivar K326 chromosome 20, ASM71507v2, whole genome shotgun sequence, one genomic window encodes:
- the LOC107776629 gene encoding uncharacterized protein LOC107776629 isoform X1 yields MGNASSMLTQYDIEDVQEHCNNLFTQQEIVSLYERFCQLDRNSEGFIYADEFLSVPEFAMNPLSQRLLKMVDGLNFKDLVAFLSTFSANASMQQKIELIFKVYDSDCNGKVRFNDIIEMLRDLTGSFISDKQRVEVLNQVLHEAGYTKDSLLLLDDFI; encoded by the exons ATGGGTAATGCTTCTTCAATGTTAACTCAATATGATATTGAAGATGTGCAGGAGCACTGCAACAATCTGT TTACTCAGCAGGAAATAGTTTCATTGTATGAAAGATTCTGCCAACTGGATAGGAATTCAGAGGGTTTTATCTATGCTGATGAGTTCCTTTCAGTTCCGGAGTTTGCAATGAATCCACTCTCTCAG AGATTACTTAAGATGGTGGACGGCTTGAACTTCAAGGACTTAGTGGCATTTTTGTCAACTTTCAGTGCAAATGCGAGCATGCAACAGAAAATTGAAC TTATCTTCAAAGTATATGATTCTGACTGCAATGGGAAAGTGAGGTTCAATGACATAATAGAAATGCTTCGGGATTTAACTGGATCATTCATTTCAGACAAGCAAAGAGTG GAAGTACTGAACCAAGTTTTGCACGAGGCTGGCTATACAAAGGACTCCTTATTGCTCTTGGATGATTTCATCTAG
- the LOC107776629 gene encoding uncharacterized protein LOC107776629 isoform X2: MGNASSMLTQYDIEDVQEHCNNLFTQQEIVSLYERFCQLDRNSEGFIYADEFLSVPEFAMNPLSQRLLKMVDGLNFKDLVAFLSTFSANASMQQKIELIFKVYDSDCNGKVRFNDIIEMLRDLTGSFISDKQRVEVLNQVLHEAGYTKDSLLLLDDFIQILDNPGLKIEVEVPID, translated from the exons ATGGGTAATGCTTCTTCAATGTTAACTCAATATGATATTGAAGATGTGCAGGAGCACTGCAACAATCTGT TTACTCAGCAGGAAATAGTTTCATTGTATGAAAGATTCTGCCAACTGGATAGGAATTCAGAGGGTTTTATCTATGCTGATGAGTTCCTTTCAGTTCCGGAGTTTGCAATGAATCCACTCTCTCAG AGATTACTTAAGATGGTGGACGGCTTGAACTTCAAGGACTTAGTGGCATTTTTGTCAACTTTCAGTGCAAATGCGAGCATGCAACAGAAAATTGAAC TTATCTTCAAAGTATATGATTCTGACTGCAATGGGAAAGTGAGGTTCAATGACATAATAGAAATGCTTCGGGATTTAACTGGATCATTCATTTCAGACAAGCAAAGAGTG GAAGTACTGAACCAAGTTTTGCACGAGGCTGGCTATACAAAGGACTCCTTATTGCTCTTGGATGATTTCA TTCAGATACTGGACAACCCAGGCTTGAAGATAGAGGTGGAAGTTCCAATCGACTAG